A DNA window from Gasterosteus aculeatus chromosome 16, fGasAcu3.hap1.1, whole genome shotgun sequence contains the following coding sequences:
- the cnga4 gene encoding cyclic nucleotide-gated channel alpha-4, giving the protein MKQSADVGIQGNQWQRLLRGQQGKKVTEEGHDGVKSEEKGKTKLKWKVNLNEWVVDPAEHFYYVWLQVMIFPIVYNWVIIILRTCFTTIAMSYLPVWLTLDYLADIMYLVDMIITVHTGYLDQGILIKDVTQLRKRYLRSKSSLSDLVSLLPTDFLYFVFGIQAPLVRINRLLRIPRLNEALDRMETRTSYPNTFRISKLMIYIFVLIHWNACLYFALSSYIGFGSDRWVYPNVTTPEFASMRRQYFYCFWFSAQIFTTVGDTPLPNREEEYLFMIADLLIAVLVFASIVGNVGNVITSLRDRDNVFFPDHELVKAYLRSHHISKELRQRIDSWYQHLHINKKIMRENEILQQLPVHLRTEIAVSVHLPTLSKVTIFQSCEKSLLAELVLKLTPQVFSPGEYVCRKGDVGHEMYIIREGKLAVVADDGVTEFAVLSESNFFGEISILNIKGNKSGNRRTANIRSIGYSDLFSLSKEDLTEVLSEFPAAKRHLEEKGRQILTKMGMLEESGEHVDEEADKLENKIGSLESKLEILQTKLARLMSELESSHRKMQARVEQLEWEVAAMELQLPAVDEGERGKGRGEGVGWGEVGWEREEAEGQADEGLDGEVEKQRQGEDGHVTKEGDGESTKEDVRTVVGDKCGLKEPDDGEIDRGRNREEGDDKAGKGDGPDIGHKDEKETCGKRESEEREG; this is encoded by the exons ATGAAGCAAAGCGCTGATGTTGGCATTCAAGGTAACCaatggcagaggctgctgcgGGGGCAACAGGGGAAGAAAGTGACCGAGGAAGGACACGATGGAGTCAAGAGTGAAGAGAAAGGCAAGACCAAGCTGAAATGGAAAGTCAA CTTGAACGAGTGGGTGGTTGATCCGGCAGAACACTTTTACTACGTCTGGCTGCAGGTCATGATCTTTCCCATCGTCTACAACTGGGTCATCATCATTCTGAG GACATGCTTCACTACGATTGCAATGAGCTACCTGCCTGTGTGGCTCACACTGGACTATCTGGCTGACATCATGTATCTGGTCGACATGATCATCACGGTCCACACAG GTTACTTGGATCAGGGCATCCTGATCAAGGACGTCACTCAGCTGAGGAAACGCTACCTGCGCTCTAAAAGCTCCTTAAGTGACCTGGTTTCCCTGCTGCCCACCGACTTCCTCTACTTTGTCTTTGGCATCCAAGCCCCGCTGGTCAGGATTAACCGTCTTCTCCGTATCCCACGACTCAACGAGGCCCTGGATCGCATGGAGACGAGAACGTCCTACCCAAACACCTTCCGCATCTCCAAGCTCATGATCTACATCTTTGTGCTGATCCACTGGAACGCCTGTCTCTACTTTGCCCTGTCCAGCTACATCGGCTTCGGAAGTGATCGCTGGGTGTACCCCAACGTGACCACGCCCGAGTTCGCCTCCATGCGGCGTCAGTACTTCTACTGCTTCTGGTTCTCAGCCCAGATTTTCACCACGGTGGGAGACACCCCGCTTCCAAATAGGGAAGAAGAGTACTTGTTTATGATAGCAGACCTGCTCATTGCCGTGTTGGTGTTTGCATCGATTGTCGGCAACGTTGGAAATGTCATCACAAGCCTAAGGGACCGCGACAACGTCTTCTTCCCGGACCATGAGCTG gtCAAGGCCTATCTGCGTAGCCACCACATCAGCAAGGAGCTCCGCCAGCGCATCGACAGCTGGTACCAGCATCTTCACATCAACAAAAAGATCATGCGAGAGAATGaaatcctgcagcagctgccggtACACCTGAGGACAGAGATCGCTGTCAGCGTCCACCTGCCCACGCTCTCCAAAGTCACCATCTTCCAAAGCTGTGAGAAGAGTCTGCTGGCAGAGCTGGTGCTCAAACTGACGCCAcag GTGTTCAGTCCGGGCGAGTACGTCTGCAGGAAAGGAGACGTGGGCCATGAAATGTACATCATCAGAGAGGGTAAACTTGCAGTTGTAGCAGATGATGGGGTCACAGAGTTTGCTGTGCTGAGTGAATCCAATTTCTTTGGGGAAATTAGCATCCTCAATATCAAAG GTAATAAGTCAGGCAATCGCCGCACCGCCAACATCCGCAGCATTGGCTACTCTGACCTGTTCAGCTTGTCCAAAGAAGACCTGACGGAGGTGTTGTCCGAGTTCCCTGCGGCCAAACGTCACCTGGAGGAGAAAGGCAGACAGATCCTCACAAAGATGGGCATGTTGGAGGAGAGTGGAGAGCACGTGGATGAGGAGGCAGATAAACTGGAAAACAAGATAGGCAGCCTAGAGAGCAAGCTGGAAATCCTGCAAACAAAACTAGCTCGACTTATGTCGGAATTAGAGTCGAGCCACCGCAAGATGCAGGCCAGGGTGGAGCAGCTGGAGTGGGAAGTGGCAGCCATGGAGCTGCAGCTGCCTGCTGTTGacgaaggagaaagaggaaaggggagaggtgagggggtgggatggggggaggtgggaTGGGAGCGGGAAGAGGCAGAGGGGCAGGCGGATGAGGGTTTGGATGGAGAGgtggaaaaacagagacagggagaagatGGGCACGTGACcaaagagggagatggagagagcacTAAAGAGGATGTGAGGACGGTGGTGGGAGATAAATGTGGGCTAAAAGAGCCGGACGATGGGGAGATTGACcgagggagaaacagagaggaaggagatgacAAAGCTGGGAAAGGAGATGGTCCTGACATTGGACACAAAGATGAGAAAGAGACATGTGGGAAGAGAGAATCTGAAGAGAGAGAAGGTTGA